One segment of Curtobacterium sp. MR_MD2014 DNA contains the following:
- a CDS encoding GNAT family N-acetyltransferase, with the protein MLEEEYQRRRVLPRHLRAPVPAEATFSYTIRAADPRDLPDVREIHTHYVRNSSVTFDPSAFTFARWKQRYDEVRRRGLPFLVAENPSGQILGYALVDPWNPRDRSNHVVEDSIYLGAASGGKGLGRALMEALLAECRAAGVREVIAVIADRQAEASIRLHERLGFEEVGRMGKVGYKYDRWLGTVTMRLRLRGPRLFARAGR; encoded by the coding sequence GTGCTCGAGGAGGAATACCAGCGCCGTCGTGTCCTGCCGCGACACCTGCGTGCGCCCGTGCCCGCCGAGGCGACGTTCTCGTACACGATCCGGGCCGCCGACCCGCGGGACCTGCCGGACGTGCGCGAGATCCACACGCACTACGTCCGGAACTCGTCGGTGACCTTCGACCCGTCGGCGTTCACCTTCGCCCGCTGGAAGCAGCGCTACGACGAGGTGCGCCGGCGCGGGCTGCCGTTCCTCGTCGCCGAGAACCCCTCGGGGCAGATCCTCGGCTACGCCCTGGTCGACCCCTGGAACCCCCGCGACCGGTCGAACCACGTGGTCGAGGACTCGATCTACCTCGGTGCCGCGTCGGGCGGGAAGGGTCTCGGACGGGCCCTCATGGAGGCGCTGCTCGCGGAGTGCCGTGCCGCCGGCGTCCGCGAGGTCATCGCCGTGATCGCCGACCGGCAGGCCGAGGCCTCGATCCGGCTGCACGAGCGACTCGGCTTCGAGGAGGTCGGCCGCATGGGCAAGGTCGGCTACAAGTACGACCGCTGGCTCGGCACCGTCACGATGCGGCTGCGCCTGCGCGGCCCGCGGTTGTTCGCGCGCGCCGGGCGCTGA